The genomic stretch GCTGACCTGGTGGACAATGTGGAGTGGGAAGTGCTCGGCATGCCGGCTGAGAAGAATATTGTTCAGTATGGATGCTGTGCAGACCCATACCCAGATGTGACCTACACGCTGAAGCTCCAGAGAAGAGCTTCCTTTTATGTTTTCAACCTCCTCATACCGTGCGTAATGATCTCTTTCCTGGCTCCACTGGGCTTCTACCTGCCTGCTGATTCTGGGGAAAAGGTATCTTTGGGGGTCACTGTGATGCTGGCACTCACCGTCTTCCAGCTTTTGGTTGCAGAAATTATGCCACCTTCTGAGAATGTGCCACTCATTGGTGAGGATAACAATGTAGGCCTCCAATTTCACGTCGCATGATTCTTACATGCAGACAGGTGatgcaaatgtttatttctgtgtctTTTTCACCTCCTACAGGAAAATATTACATTGCAACTATGACAATGATTACAGCTTCCACTGCTCTGACCATCTTCATCATGAACATTCACCACTGTGGCCCAGATGCCAAGCCAGTTCCAAAGTGGGCCAAAATAGTAATTCTGCAGTACATGGCCAGAATGTGCTTTGTCTATGAAGTTGGGGAGAACTGTATGTCAGCAGAGCCAGAAATGCAGGAACCTCCTCTTGTAGCAAACACCAACTGCACCATGAATGGGCAGGTGGGACCAGGAAGAGAGGACTGCGTCATGAAAAGTGGTCAAGAGACAGTCGGAGGTGTCATCatggaggagaaagaggaaatTGATCAGTTCCTAAGTCCATTAGGATCAGGGGGCAGGAACCCTGTTGACCAGCACAGCACTTGGAAGAGCAATATTTTTCTGGACTCTGGGGAATcaggaggtcagaggagatgtcgGAAGGGAGGGGTAAGTGGCGAACAGAGAAAAGATAGAGAGATTTCCTGCGACATCCCTGCCAACGATGGCCCGCTGCAGCATAACATTGAGTACATCGCCAACTGCTACAGAGATCAGAGGGCCATGCAGAAACGGACTGGGGAATGGAAGAAAGTAGCTAAAGTTTTAGATCGCTTTTTCATGTGGATATTTTTCATAATGGTGTTTTTGATGAGCCTCCTAATCATGGGGAAAGCCATATAATCAGCtctatctttatttaaaaaaaaaaattaagtcccCCTGGTAAAATGAGatctttatgaaaaatatataacatatttattttcaccACTCAGAATTGCAGACTTTGCTGGCAAATCAAAGAAGAGATTTGTATGTTAAATTTTATACCACTAGTGTTTTAAGCAATACAATCTGGAGATCTTTGTAAATTTCATATTTAGGGATTTGTAAATATTTCaatttttaagattatttttttatgtgagatAAGATTGTGCTGTCTTATATTACTGTATTGCCATTCTAATGACccccctttaactttttcatattttttatcataCAGGCTACCAACCATAAACCTCCAGATATTTTATGGGGATTTTTCTTCCAGCATTGCCCCCAAATTAGCTCCATGCATCTTTCAATCCATGCATCTCTGAAAAACGTTTGCAACTATGCAGATGAAAAGCATTTTGAAAAGCATGATGCCACTACCACCTTGATTGACCATGTGGATGCTGTGAGCATGGTGATATGCAGTgggagttttcctccccacGTTGCGCTTTGCATGTAGTTCATGCATGTTCACTGATAATCTCTAACCAATATGTGAGCCTttcatagaaatattttttttactggaattaaattacacacaaggGGCTCTAATAAGTAAGTgacttttgaagttttttttttttgttttttttttgtctttttgcacGTGTTAGGGTATTATTGGTGGCCGTAGGAggatttatatttaattttattttatttttgtagtaGTTGGTTGTTACATTTTGTAGTTTTgtctatatatattttcttcaaGTCTctgaataacaataaaataaatcctcaGCCTAAGCACCATTCTGCTTGCCATGAAACTGGACATggcaaggaggaaaaaaagcaaacttttgGAAACCATGtactgttttcttttcacttcagaATTGTGCactaattgttgttgttgttgttgttgttttttaaaaccccaGTTTAATAAAGTGAAATATACTTTTGTACATCGAAGTTCAAGAGGTGTGAAGGCACTGTATGGATGCCTATGCAAATACCCCTATATTTTAATTATCCTTATATTTTATAGTGTCTTTTAATAGTTGGTGTATGGAAAAGGCCATTTTAAAGTAGAGGAACTAAAAATCTGTACACATTGCAATgataaagatgaaaataagAATAACTGTGCTGCTTTGGGAAAGCGCTGAGAGAATAAGATGTGACTTAAAGATCTAGATGTCATCATGCATGGCTTTTCTCTAACTACTCCAGTTCTCACTGTCCAACGATATCCTTACAAGGTTACTTGACAGACTTTAATGGACTCTCAGTCTTTCCAGGGTGTACTGCCACCTCTCACCAAATGACTgctggacataggcaccagacCCCCATGACTGTTTATGGATGTacttatggatggatggatgaatgaatgaatgaatgaatgaataaataaataacgggAAGCCCttgggtgtgagtgtgtgtacacATGGTTGTCCTGTGTGCCTTTTGTCCAGGATGTACAATCCCTCTTACAAAATAGACAACTGTCCAACCCTCTTACTCTGATGTGGATCATGCTGGCACAGGAAATTGATAGATCAAGTATGGTGGTTAGATTGTTTAATGTAAATTttctgcaaaaaataataaaaaatgatatAGCTAAGTTTAGTAAAATGTACCTTTATTGGAATTTGTATTCTTGCACACAAAGAGAAGTGGATATACTGACTTTATATACTGCCTTTTGAAATGCTGCCATTGATTTTTCTCACCATATgtaataaaaaagcaaacagtaATTTATTATCTGTGAGGTTTAAATAACACACGTCTTTTATCTGGTTAAACACACTGTGAAGGTCCGATCAGTAAGGCACAAGGACAAAGgcatatataaaaaagtatcttctatttatttttccaaaaattgtTCACAGAAGACTTCGAACATCAAATCTCAAGAAAAAACCGACCCACCACAATGAACACACAGGGGAATTTATACACAAAGGCTAGCCTACACAAACGAGAAGGGGTGGGAGATGAGACAAAGACAACAACGCATCAACATAAATAACTAATTCAAACTAACATATCTTAACTACAACACAACTATCAAAACACGACAATCTAACACCACAGAGGTTTTAGCAGTTATGCTGTTAGTAGAGAAAGAGGTAGGTTCTTTAACATCAAGTCCCCTGCTTCCAGCAGCCTGATGGTTTGTTCCATTTCCTGGTTTGCCTTTCAACCAGTCCTCTCCCCCAGCCAGTCCTTCAAATtcagcaaaacagaaattaatgattgaaataaacaaaaaggtgtTTACTAAATGTGTGCACCCATAATAGTAAACAACCTAATGCAAAAACTATattgtgtgaaaacatttaaaaaatactaaCACTGAGGAAAAAGATGGAGGAACCTCCACACACACCTATATAAAATTGTATAAATGTTGTTAATCAAAAACAATGATAAGGAGAacactttttagttttaaaagaacatttgcAGTAGTCCTCGGAAAGTAAATCAATGGTTTCGTTaatgacaaaaaacattaatggTAAAATCACGCTATTTAGTTAAACTTGCCGTAAGAGGAGAAACTCatggttattttaaaaaaaatgatctgtttaaaattatttttttaaatctgccaTAACAAGCAATTAAACAGAATGCTCAATAGATATGCAACCCCTTCACTACTGTACACACCATATCCTGATCTCAGCTGAACAGTAAAGACAGAAGGCTTAATCAATAAAGTTCTACTGGAACGGATTTATTAAGTTTTTGTAAAGTTTTGAAAAACAGATGTCAGCATTACCTCAAAAATGACTTGCAGCTCAGTAACAATCCTGAACCAAGATCATCAGAGTATTTCTGCAGTTTGCGGAAAGTTGGGGACAGTTTCTtggtaataaattatttattttagcaaaatCTAGAATCCAATTTCTAAAACTGTTCTTTTCTAGAGGTGATTAAGTTCAAATGAGTCTGATACTGAGATTAAGTTTTTTTAGCCACAGTAGTCCATCAGTGACTGATCATACAATTAGATAcaattaatacaaatatttaaacacaatgatcacaggacaaaaacaggaaattccCAGTAATTTACAGTATTTTACAGTGATATAAAGAAATAAGTTTCAGATTATAGTTTAATCAGTTATATTGTTTTAATGAAGTAGAAAAACCCACAACACGCTCTTTTGCAGAAAATGCTAACAAACATGCTAGATGGAAATCACAGTTTTTCTTCGGAGTATATGAGTAATTGTGTCTCGCAAAGACTTTGTTTGTAGTCCATAAATAATAGGATTTAAATTAGCAGGcacaacatgaaataaaatatatgcaaTCTTCCTTAAATCCGGATAATTTGGGAATCGATGTAATATAATAGTTAGGGACCCTGACCAGAGCATAATGAGATAAAGAACGAGGTGGCTTGTGCAGGTTTGCAGCGCTTTGCTATTCAGctccttgtttttcttcatcCAGCAGATGAGAGCTATTCTGATGTAAGTAGCAGTGATGCCTCCAATCGAACAGGTAAAACACAGCACAGTGAAAAACAGGCCATACAAATTGTTAATGGATACGTCCTCACAAGAAAGCTTGAACAGCGATGGATTGTCACAGAAAGCATTTTGGATAAGGGATCTGCAACGAGGCAACCTCACTGTGAGACCTATGAGGACAGACACCAGCAGTATGGACACCCCCCAGGCAGTTGCAGACAGACTGATCACTGTCCTATTTGTCATGATGGTGCTGTACCGCAAAGGGTGGCAGATTGCTACATATCTGTCGATTGCCATGATGACAAGAATCATGTGCGATGCAGATCCAAAGGTGTGGCTGTGAAAAGCCTGAAGCAAACACTGGTTATAGGTGACGAAACGTTTGGTGGAAAGGACATGAGCCATCAGCTGAGGCAGAAGGACAGTGTTGCCGATCAGGTCATTCACAGACAGGTTACAGAAAAGAAAGTACATGGGTTGATGCAAACTCTTTTCCTTTATGATGAGTGTAAGGACACAAATGTTAGAAAAGAGCAGAGTGGAATAGACAAACAGAAGCAAGAAAAACAGAGGGTACGTGAACTCCGGAGCTATTTTAAATCCTTCGATTTCCAGGATATCAGTCAGAATTGAAGCATTTTCCCCCATTTTTTCACGTGAtgaaaaaatctataaaaaaatgacattgcAACA from Fundulus heteroclitus isolate FHET01 chromosome 18, MU-UCD_Fhet_4.1, whole genome shotgun sequence encodes the following:
- the LOC105939263 gene encoding neuronal acetylcholine receptor subunit alpha-10, producing the protein MRRMHAVDDMVHAYRRRASCNGVRVWDLNAITDHPPTYFSGNSTAHLKRDIGCRLLQKMVCWRIPTLLHSFLFFSAMTSCEGAFAKYAQKLLTDLMANYTSALRPVEDTDTVLNVTLQVTLSQIIDMDERNQILTAYLWIRQVWFDAHLRWDKDEYDGLDTIRIPGSYVWRPDIVLYNNADNHFTGPMDTNVVIRHDGQMMWDSPAITKSSCKVDVSFFPFDGQQCRFTYGSWTYNGNQLDILNAMESADLADLVDNVEWEVLGMPAEKNIVQYGCCADPYPDVTYTLKLQRRASFYVFNLLIPCVMISFLAPLGFYLPADSGEKVSLGVTVMLALTVFQLLVAEIMPPSENVPLIGKYYIATMTMITASTALTIFIMNIHHCGPDAKPVPKWAKIVILQYMARMCFVYEVGENCMSAEPEMQEPPLVANTNCTMNGQVGPGREDCVMKSGQETVGGVIMEEKEEIDQFLSPLGSGGRNPVDQHSTWKSNIFLDSGESGGQRRCRKGGVSGEQRKDREISCDIPANDGPLQHNIEYIANCYRDQRAMQKRTGEWKKVAKVLDRFFMWIFFIMVFLMSLLIMGKAI
- the LOC118566701 gene encoding olfactory receptor 13H1-like — its product is MGENASILTDILEIEGFKIAPEFTYPLFFLLLFVYSTLLFSNICVLTLIIKEKSLHQPMYFLFCNLSVNDLIGNTVLLPQLMAHVLSTKRFVTYNQCLLQAFHSHTFGSASHMILVIMAIDRYVAICHPLRYSTIMTNRTVISLSATAWGVSILLVSVLIGLTVRLPRCRSLIQNAFCDNPSLFKLSCEDVSINNLYGLFFTVLCFTCSIGGITATYIRIALICWMKKNKELNSKALQTCTSHLVLYLIMLWSGSLTIILHRFPNYPDLRKIAYILFHVVPANLNPIIYGLQTKSLRDTITHILRRKTVISI